A genomic region of Antennarius striatus isolate MH-2024 chromosome 16, ASM4005453v1, whole genome shotgun sequence contains the following coding sequences:
- the LOC137609057 gene encoding retinoic acid-induced protein 1 isoform X2 has protein sequence MQSFRERSGGYHNNQPCYQQEPHELSRLETYRQLPHHPHPQHPHPGPGPHPGPGPGHTRSGYEAHPLTNPTNMSTAGGPGTGPGPKDCYTQQAFPGYVGNSGGNSNGNGSPAPSQAKKSYRGSKVPPPNPSQHLQGPGGYGNHMGPGNYSAQYISEGHLQQKWEEPAQLGQYEQDIVGRIEASGTPATGSSQYLDQNILGHSQSQCHQPSTPAYNSPLHQTHPPNPAPSPLMYPQSHLHYPQHSASPSSYMEKMSPLPHCYKGYNIPPNSQYGRQMSSHSTLKQGVYRSTQNSYSYQQPSSRGYEQQPHLQAMTNPQEPHSKYQHYSQPQQSYCLSELSVRSPEQYYQTCSPSSSHSPARSVGRSPSYSSTPSPLMTNPESFQYGQPPMTPGAASSSSSSSAGMQEQSSSSTMLMPPRSHPSPSVPLPAPHNYTSTPHVLTMKERFSEKLLSNPSLWSLNALTSQVENISNNVQQLLLSEALVASKKASKRNSGGSNSSVGSGASSKKGEEYKSPQYPDGGSSSVSGGPMQDPYSTPQHQPMPMELHEGGYSSSSDEQLERSYYYCGQNRSPAQAPNNIQLSLDTVSSCSMTSPDDMSTRSGDSGLHNLTPDPVRCQSRQGGDGMSTPVKSICDERSPTSITISIPLKQERDSPSDIQHIDESVKENFEESAWTEKQADKGELKTERNPKHERDSHTTKSPENLEKWSDEEKCPTFYSKVNKRVIEKTYCYKDSMYQDVQSKYDPSARDSVDQSPATLSDSSQKEGFGQEIKSEAFKSESPTASESSVKTLPFISRGDLEQDQYSTEKEDSSENTSPTPHIEVIDEGILDKKESKDEDNEEDAEVEEEADDEEKDEIQKQMHSLTPPLSAEVDEEMGQEETMSQSSTEEHVNNRDVPERPPGDLCSRTESHREFTELHISNESIGTPVHPNATAVGVSARESAIGDTAPQPQSALPVFSALNDKVTPPAPARDHIDHSEAKVLEPDSPQLPGKSILPSAPSWADTPPSPKKGDEDMEPGISCASAVTPLAKPEPVAPSAQPRVFGRKHTRGRRRIMQSGVGIRRLPSLEQEGEKEEEGTPSPLEKTCMPPSKTLLFSDQMDLTHQESIVSQTPKILTDGFRSRMCTRSFNAPDLPPKVEPHEKRKPGPKPGSKSGIRPVQKPGVKPGSKSGPKPGLRPGPKSGLRPGPKPGPKLALKPVSNDPEVPPKTPEIPIKRKPGPKSGSKPGPKPGPKPGVKPHPKSPIKQSPKPGSKHGLKCADISPSVDIAPIKAPVGRPKGSVSKAKVAKVVKQEEISQSSTGLQSKGKKSLKVEVSQEIQDVKPVSQAEQVNVEVKAPEKESNNMILRSRKPSQEKLLKEKEKILEEYVLPQTLTEIKESDISPNTEMSVTMDQSLPPVLADSPVLHVSPVPTEQSVKKTSVSLKRKPSSEQSKTLVKKKRGPKPKLRPLTPQSPLLEDVVVTPKEKGIRGPKRKRGPPKKVSVFTSVPKDTIPNICETEVIIDMPAVSPQCPTKTKVLPPRKGRGQKYEAMVQKITSPGSKKHLPIPQTDNNLSDDVTMKALSQHVLKDGDTSMPGNNTELMEGDVKTIQSRQEGVKQQRKEEIAQEIEKCEGNQKLSFPEELRQGVEEESLNNEAKHGNIKQGTQQDIGADKFWSSMEISEGVGTPGQSTQDGSENVSSADSKSTRTKRKRWAMVESTDASVVALEAGSLIVTTPRLAKQRAIKNNHEMHLKQRRKKRKGQASPEEAETVEQTDIEIVQQQQEEEEKKTIMESTAPLPISQDEITKAPQTISSELIQKPRRGRKPANPIKGKRGKVSLDTIPGKPLKVHKKPGPKPGMKDAIEVIEAVVRAAGSEVAKKEEREKEEIECKEGEEIELEKTRGSIVGPVVSISDKQSETFSVKRIRRRIVHQNSKLSFCPYVRINNSRDFSSWCAVVNKPEDAVIFQRRRKKGILRMRNPFTVAKGVPHTAAMLQGPMVNTTLIDRCILCSLCGKPANYRDLGDLCGPYYTEDGIPRKILTIKRTGSIGEVSEKTEESSSSEEPGNCSKKESQESTEEETNTDTPSQEGNNSKCHHWHYRRAERADRVGQEGGPRRVTLRERFRRIKQLQTTSVGPSNDAEGSESMLQKLQVKAEAKEHWAHENCAIWTKGIIMVAGRLYGLQEAANKSVQTAAHSMRTTSLSNVLNTRTCKIFQ, from the exons ATGCAGTCCTTCCGTGAGCGCAGTGGTGGTTACCACAACAACCAACCCTGCTACCAGCAGGAGCCCCATGAATTATCCCGCCTGGAAACCTACCGCCAACTTCCACATCATCCCCACCCTCAGCACCCACATCCAGGTCCTGGTCCACATCCAGGCCCAGGCCCAGGGCATACCAGGTCAGGTTATGAGGCTCATCCACTAACAAATCCAACAAACATGTCTACGGCTGGGGGACCGGGAACTGGACCAGGACCCAAGGACTGTTACACCCAGCAAGCATTTCCTGGTTATGTAGGCAATAGTGGAGGGAATAGTAATGGAAATGGGAGCCCAGCACCATCACAGGCAAAGAAATCCTACAGAGGAAGCAAAGTGCCCCCACCGAACCCCAGTCAGCACCTACAGGGTCCTGGGGGCTATGGTAACCACATGGGCCCTGGAAATTACTCAGCGCAGTATATTAGTGAGGGTCACCTCCAACAAAAATGGGAGGAACCAGCGCAGTTAGGACAGTATGAGCAGGACATTGTAGGACGTATTGAGGCCAGTGGTACCCCAGCAACTGGCTCCTCCCAGTACTTGGACCAGAATATTCTGGGTCACTCTCAGTCTCAATGCCACCAACCCTCCACCCCTGCATACAACAGCCCCCTTCACCAAACCCATCCACCTAATCCTGCCCCCTCTCCTCTCATGTACCCCCAAAGCCACCTGCATTACCCCCAGCATTCAGCCTCTCCGTCGTCATACATGGAAAAGATGAGCCCTCTTCCCCACTGTTATAAGGGTTACAACATTCCCCCCAATTCACAGTATGGCAGACAAATGAGCAGCCACAGCACTTTGAAGCAGGGGGTTTACAGATCAACCCAGAACAGTTACAGCTACCAGCAGCCCTCCTCAAGAGGTTATGAGCAGCAGCCCCATTTACAGGCCATGACCAACCCCCAGGAGCCTCACTCTAAATACCAACACTACAGTCAACCCCAACAAAGTTACTGTCTTTCAGAGTTGTCTGTCAGATCACCAGAACAGTATTATCAGACTTGTAGTCCTTCCTCAAGCCATTCTCCTGCTCGGTCTGTAGGGCGCTCCCCCTCATACAGTTCTACCCCTTCACCACTAATGACTAATCCAGAGTCATTCCAATATGGTCAACCACCAATGACCCCTGGGgctgcctcctcttcttcttcatcttcagctgGTATGCAGGAGCAATCCAGTTCCAGTACCATGTTGATGCCCCCACGCTCACACCCTTCACCCAGTGTACCGCTTCCAGCACCTCACAATTATACTTCCACGCCACACGTCCTCACCATGAAAGAACGCTTCTCAGAGAAGCTGTTGTCAAACCCCAGTTTATGGAGCCTGAATGCCCTCACTTCTCAGGTAGAGAACATCTCTAATAATGTCCAGCAGTTGCTGCTGTCAGAAGCCCTGGTGGCCAGTAAGAAAGCCAGTAAGCGAAATAGTGGAGGGAGCAACAGCAGTGTTGGAAGTGGAGCGTCCTCCAAAAAAGGCGAGGAGTACAAAAGTCCTCAATATCCAGatggtggtagtagtagtgtCAGTGGAGGTCCCATGCAGGATCCTTACTCTACCCCACAGCACCAGCCAATGCCCATGGAGCTCCATGAGGGAGGTTACTCCAGCAGTAGTGATGAACAACTGGAAAGGAGCTACTACTACTGTGGTCAGAACAGAAGTCCTGCACAGGCCCCTAATAATATACAactcagtctggatacagtgtCTTCCTGTTCCATGACATCTCCAGATGATATGTCCACAAGATCTGGGGACTCAGGTCTGCACAACCTAACTCCTGACCCCGTTCGATGTCAGTCAAGGCAGGGAGGTGATGGAATGAGTACTCCAGTAAAGAGCATTTGTGATGAGAGGTCTCCAACAAGCATTACAATCTCCATCCCTTTGAAACAAGAAAGGGACTCACCTTCGGATATTCAGCATATTGATGAGTCTGTCAAAGAAAATTTTGAGGAATCAGCATGGACGGAAAAACAGGCTGACAAAGGAGaattaaagacagaaagaaacccCAAACATGAGAGAGATTCACACACAACTAAATCTCCAGAGAATCTGGAGAAATGGTCAGATGAAGAGAAATGCCCAACTTTCTACAGTAAAGTAAACAAAAGGGTAATAGAAAAAACCTATTGCTACAAAGACAGCATGTACCAAGATGTCCAGAGCAAATATGACCCCAGTGCAAGAGACTCAGTTGACCAGTCCCCAGCAACTCTCTCTGACTCTAGCCAGAAGGAAGGATTTGGCCAAGAGATAAAATCAGAGGCATTCAAATCTGAGTCCCCTACTGCTTCTGAGAGTTCTGTGAAAACATTGCCTTTTATTTCGAGGGGTGACCTTGAACAAGATCAGTATTCAACAGAGAAGGAGGACAGCTctgagaacacctctccaacccCCCACATTGAGGTCATTGATGAGGGAATCTTAGACAAGAAAGAGAGTAAAGATGAAGATaatgaagaggatgcagaggtaGAGGAGGAAGCTGATGATGAGGAAAAGGATGAAATACAGAAGCAAATGCATTCTCTAACCCCTCCATTGTCTGCAGAGGTTGATGAGGAAATGGGACAGGAGGAGACAATGAGTCAGTCCTCAACTGAGGAGCATGTGAATAATAGGGATGTGCCAGAGAGGCCACCTGGAGATCTCTGCAGCAGGACAGAGAGTCACCGTGAGTTTACTGAGCTTCACATAAGTAATGAGTCTATAGGAACACCTGTTCATCCAAATGCAACAGCTGTGGGTGTTTCTGCAAGAGAGTCTGCCATTGGAGACACTGCTCCTCAACCTCAATCAGCTCTGCCAGTCTTCTCAGCTCTAAATGATAAGGTGACACCCCCAGCTCCAGCCAGAGATCACATTGATCACAGTGAAGCTAAAGTGTTGGAGCCAGACTCTCCTCAGCTTCCAGGGAAGTCAATCCTTCCTTCAGCCCCCTCCTGGGCAGACACTCCACCCTCTCCAAAAAAAGGTGATGAGGACATGGAACCAGGCATCAGCTGTGCTAGCGCTGTTACCCCCTTGGCTAAACCAGAGCCTGTGGCCCCGTCTGCTCAGCCGAGGGTATTTGGACGTAAGCACACAAGGGGCAGAAGAAGAATCATGCAATCAGGTGTGGGAATAAGGCGACTGCCAAGCTTGGAGCAGGAGGgggaaaaggaagaagaaggaacTCCTTCTCCTCTAGAGAAAACCTGCATGCCCCCAAGCAAAACCTTGCTATTCTCAGATCAAATGGACCTTACTCATCAAGAATCTATTGTGAGCCAGACTCCAAAAATTCTAACTGATGGTTTTCGTTCGAGAATGTGCACTCGCTCATTCAATGCACCAGACCTGCCgcccaaagttgaacctcacgaGAAGAGAAAACCGGGCCCAAAACCAGGTTCAAAGTCTGGAATAAGACCAGTACAAAAGCCAGGAGTAAAGCCAGGTTCAAAATCTGGTCCTAAACCTGGACTAAGGCCTGGACCAAAGTCTGGTTTAAGACCTGGACCCAAACCTGGACCAAAACTGGCACTAAAACCTGTCTCAAATGACCCAGAGGTCCCACCAAAAACTCCAGAGATTCCTATAAAGCGTAAACCAGGACCCAAATCAGGATCAAAACCTGGTCCAAAACCTGGACCAAAACCTGGAGTAAAACCACATCCTAAATCACCTATAAAACAAAGTCCAAAGCCAGGATCTAAGCATGGACTCAAGTGTGCAGATATTTCACCTTCTGTTGACATTGCACCCATCAAGGCCCCAGTGGGTCGTCCCAAAGGTTCAGTTTCTAAAGCAAAGGTTGCAAAGGTGGTAAAACAAGAAGAAATCAGTCAGTCTTCAACAGGATTGCAGAGCAAGGGCAAGAAGAGCCTGAAAGTTGAAGTATCACAAGAAATTCAAGATGTAAAACCAGTAAGCCAAGCTGAACAAGTAAACGTCGAGGTAAAAGCACCAGAGAAAGAGAGTAACAACATGATTTTGAGATCCAGAAAACCCTCTCAAGAAAAGctgttgaaagaaaaagaaaaaatattagaGGAATATGTTCTTCCTCAGACACTAACAGAAATTAAAGAAAGTGACATTTCTCCAAATACAGAGATGTCTGTCACAATGGATCAATCTTTACCTCCTGTTCTGGCAGACTCACCTGTACTTCATGTCTCACCAGTACCAACTGAACAATCTGTGAAAAAGACATCAGTTTCACTGAAAAGAAAACCTAGCTCAGAACAATCCAAAACTCTAGTAAAGAAAAAGAGGGGTCCAAAGCCAAAATTAAGACCTTTAACACCCCAAAGTCCCCTGCTGGAAGACGTTGTTGTGACACCAAAAGAGAAGGGTATCCGGGGCCCCAAAAGAAAGCGAGGGCCACCCAAAAAAGTCTCAGTGTTCACTTCTGTGCCCAAAGACACCATTCCCAACATCTGtgaaactgaagtcattattgaTATGCCTGCAGTGTCCCCTCAGTGCCCTACTAAAACAAAAGTTCTCCCCCCACGCAAAGGCAGAGGACAAAAATATGAGGCCATGGTGCAAAAAATAACATCTCCTGGTTCTAAGAAACACCTCCCAATTCCTCAGACAGACAACAATCTAAGTGATGATGTGACGATGAAAGCATTATCTCAGCATGTCTTGAAGGATGGTGATACATCAATGCCAGGTAATAATACTGAATTGATGGAGGGAGATGTAAAAACCATACAATCTCGACAAGAAGGAGTGAAGCaacagaggaaagaggagatAGCACAAGAAATAGAAAAGTGTGAGGGGAATCAGAAGTTGTCATTTCCCGAGGAGCTGAGACAAGGGGTGGAAGAAGAGAGTTTAAATAACGAGGCAAAACATGGAAACATTAAACAAGGGACACAACAGGATATTGGAGCTGACAAGTTTTGGAGCTCAATGGAGATCTCAGAAGGAGTTGGGACTCCTGGACAGTCAACGCAAGATGGCTCAGAAAATGTATCATCTGCTGACTCTAAGTCAACCAGAACTAAAAGGAAAAGGTGGGCCATGGTGGAGAGTACAGATGCCTCAGTAGTAGCCTTGGAAGCAGGGAGTCTCATAGTTACAACACCAAGGCTAGCCAAACAGAGGGCCATTAAAAACAACCATGAAATGCATCTAAAGcagagaaggaagaagagaaaaggCCAAGCATCTCCTGAAGAGGCAGAGACAGTTGAGCAGACAGATATTGAAATAgtgcaacaacaacaggaagaagaagagaagaaaaccaTCATGGAGTCCACAGCACCTCTGCCAATCAGCCAAGATGAAATCACTAAAGCCCCCCAGACTATCAGCAGTGAGCTCATCCAGAAACCTAGGAGAGGCAGAAAACCAGCAAATCCGATAAAGGGGAAACGTGGAAAAGTGTCATTAGATACCATCCCTGGCAAACCGCTGAAGGTCCACAAGAAACCTGGGCCAAAACCTGGAATGAAAGATGCCATTGAAGTTATTGAAGCAGTAGTGAGGGCCGCAGGAAGTGAAGTGGCCAAAaaggaggaaagagaaaaagaggaaatagaATGCaaggaaggagaagaaatagAATTagagaaaacaagaggaagtATTGTGGGTCCTGTAGTGTCCATATCAGATAAACAATCTGAGACCTTTTCTGTGAAAAGAATCAGGCGCAGAATAGTCCATCAAAATTCTAAACTCTCTTTTTGTCCATATGTACGGATCAACAACTCCAGAGACTTTTCTTCTTGGTGTGCTGTAGTAAACAAGCCTGAGGATGCTGTAATATTTCAGAGGCGGAGAAAAAAGGGCATACTGAGAATGAGGAATCCTTTCACAGTTGCAAAGGGAGTCCCACACACAGCGGCAATGCTACAGGGACCTATGGTAAACACAACCCTAATTGACAGGTGTATTTTGTGTAGCCTGTGTGGAAAGCCAGCAAACTACAGAGACCTGGGTGATTTGTGTGGACCGTACTACACAGAGGACGGTATTCCACGGAAAATTTTGACCATCAAGCGCACAGGGTCCATCGGAGAAGTTTCAGAGAAGACCgaagaaagcagcagcagcgaaGAACCAGGCAATTGTTCAAAAAAGGAGAGCCAGGAAAGTACAGAAGAGGAGACCAATACAGACACTCCCTCTCAGGAGGGCAACAATAGCAAGTGCCATCATTGGCACTACCGACGGGCAGAAAGAGCAGACAGAGTAGGTCAGGAGGGTGGTCCACGAAGAGTAACCCTACGAGAGAGGTTTAGGAGGATAAAACAGCTCCAGACCACCAGTGTGGGGCCCTCAAATGATGCAGAAGGCAGTGAGAGCATGTTGCAAAAGCTGCAAGTCAAGGCGGAAGCTAAGGAGCACTGGGCACATGAAAACTGTGCCATCTGGACCAAGGGGATAATTATGGTGGCTGGGAGGCTATACGGACTACAGGAGGCTGCTAACAAGTCAGTCCAAACG GCTGCACATTCCATGAGGACGACTTCTCTATCAAATGTCCTAAACACGAG GACCTGTAAGATATTCCAGTAA